A stretch of DNA from Coriobacteriia bacterium:
GCGCCGAGGATGCGGATGAGGGTGACGATATCGAGGTCGAGTGCCCGGGCCGCGTCGTCGGGCTTCATCGGGTCCGCCAGTAGCGCCGCGAGCACTCGAGAGGAGACCTCGTCGGGTGGCTGGAGGGAGCGGGACGCCCCGGGGGACGACCGTTCGGCACCGGCGGTGCCGGACGGCGCGGCGATCGCGAGTCCGGCGTCGGCGACCGCCGCGGCGAGCTCCGATACATCGGTCACCGGTGTGGCGCCCTGCCTGATGAGCCGGTTGGAGCCGCGGCATCCGGGAGCGAATATCGATCCGGGCACGGCGAGGACCTCCCTGCCGGCCTCCAGCGCGAAGTCGGCGGTCGAGAAGGTCCCGCTGGGAAGTCCGGCCTCCACGACGAGGAGCGCCGCCGAGAGCGCCGCGATGAGCCGGTTCCGCTCGACGAACGCCCAGCGGGTCGGCTCGCGGCCCCATGGAAGCTCGGAGACGCACGCGCCTCTTCG
This window harbors:
- the dprA gene encoding DNA-protecting protein DprA; the encoded protein is MAVRGWQLRPTDPEYPRCLKDSPRPPEVLYGIGDPAALRLGLGVVGSRKATPYGLACARRFTGWAARSGITVVSGGAIGCDQEAHRAALEAAGTTVAVLGCGADVDYPRGAGALLDEIRRRGACVSELPWGREPTRWAFVERNRLIAALSAALLVVEAGLPSGTFSTADFALEAGREVLAVPGSIFAPGCRGSNRLIRQGATPVTDVSELAAAVADAGLAIAAPSGTAGAERSSPGASRSLQPPDEVSSRVLAALLADPMKPDDAARALDLDIVTLIRILGALEASGAVARYRDGRYGPC